In the genome of Thunnus albacares chromosome 16, fThuAlb1.1, whole genome shotgun sequence, the window TCCTCTCCTGAAAGAAAAGGGGAGCCAAGTAGAGATTTGTCCATCCACAAGGTCATCTTCTGTCTCCTGTCAGCGGGAGTCTGTTCTCTAATCAAGAGCAGGCCTTTGCATGTTTGTCTGACTGCTTTCACTCCACATGCCTTTCTGCTCactttcaaatgttattttttttttctacttgtATCAATAGATGCAGTACTCTTGATGAATGACACTGACATTGCAGTGAGCTGACACCCCTCTTAGTCAGATTTCTAAAAATTGCATCTCCACTCCGCCGATTAGAAAATAGATCCTTTCAGCTGCAGCCCGTATCTTCCCGTCTGCGTTCgtctcttgtctttctttcgCAGCAGCGTCTGTGGCCgtctttgtcttcctctctctcttgtctcgTTCCACGTGTCTGTCTGCAGATGTAATTGTGTGCTTATGCGCGCACGGAGTACGAGAGgcctctgctgctgtcagcaagcTTCCCTGCCTCATCCCCTCCGTCTGTCAACCCCTCAGTCTCTCCCTGACAGCCACCTGATTACGCTGCCTTCCGTCTTCCTACAGAGGATGTGGcgactaaaaaaagaaaaacaaaccataCACAGAGAAAGAAGGCCTGTCTGAACCGTAATCGCACAcaatacacgcacacactccaAAGACTTGTCTGCACGTCGCCCCCCCTCAGCCCCTTGCTCAATCAGAACCactattatgattattataataatgGCACCAGTATCCCACAGCAAGGGAGCCCTTCACTTGATTTTGCAGGCTTGAGCAGCAATTACTGCAGCTTATTTCATCACCGAGCTTCAGATCTGCGTCCTTCATTTTGATTCAAGCTGACTTTGTCGTCtcaaacacagcaacatgtcTGTTCACCATTTAGTGATTTATGAAATCACGCAACTGACTGCCTTTGTCTTGGTTCTTTCTGGGTTTGGAtccctttttcctcttccaggGGGTATTTTCTTctcaagcttttaaaaaaaaaaatattttaccaatTATAATGATTTGTCTAAAATTTGTTCCAACATTCTTCTAAAGATTTGCTGCCAACTTTACATTAGTCGCTCATTAAGGGTCCATTAAGTAGCAGTATCCAACTCTCAGGAAACAATTCggtacaattatttattttaattggcCAGTCAACTAAAGACCATTGATATGGTTTGTTCATTTCTGTTCccatcatttttttcctttttttataaCCGTTCTTTTGTGGctgatgtaataaaatataagaCATGTAGACagttatttattgttttctattgttttgtAGTCACCAAGAGCCCAGATGGCCCGAGGACCACTTTGACAGAGAGAAACGACAAGCAGAGTGGGACTTCAGTAAAGAATTCTTCTGTGATGTGCCAGGTAAGATTTTGAAAACAGATTGGAGAGAACTGAGGAATTACACCAGTTTAACTTTAGACCTGATTATGGATAAAGAGGACACGAAAAGTCCTGCACAACCGAACAAAATGATTCTTGGAATTAAAGTGAAAAGTAACTGAAAAAATATTGGTATTTCACCCATATAAGGACAAGGGTTAGCTGCATATGTTGTGCATTTATATTAGTAAAGGCTTGTTTCAGTTTCCATGAGGTGTGTGTCAGCCAGATGctttaattgtctttatttctgtctcatATTTTCCCAACTTTTATTAATGCAGAAAAGATTGTTTTCCCCCTAAGTAAACCTCTTTTCTTGCAGGTGACAGTTACTCTAGACTGGTGTTCACATCAGCTGAGGGGAAGAACTTGTGGAATATTCAGGCCATCAAATCCATGTGCAATCTGGACAACACAAGGGTAAGAATGTGGAACAGTACAAGCTGTAGCCATCATTACTTCAGTCAAGTTTTATAATGGTTTTATATATCTTTCTGTCTATCTTTCTACTCATTCTCTTtatctgtatatttattatttgtttctgtcCTCAGGTGCGTTCCCATCGCGACTACTGGAGCCTCTGCCAGCGCACCAACGACGCCTCCTGTTGCCCCAGCTGGACACTTGGTAACTACATTGCCGTCCTCACCAACAGGTCGTCCTGCCAGAAGATCACGGAGCGTGATGTATCGCACACGCTCAAGATCCTACGCTCGTGTGCCAAGTACTACCACAATGGCACACTGGCACCCGACTGCTGGGATATGGCCCTGAAACGGAAAGACCAGCTGAAGTGTGCCAGCGTGCCCCGGAAGTGCACCAAGTACAACGCTGTCTATCAGATCCTTCACTTCCTGGTGGACAAGGACTTCCTCAGTCCCAAGAGCCTGGACTTCCCTCCACCTGTGCTCAAGTACAGCATGCTCTTCTCCCCCACAGAGAAAGGAGAGTCTATGATGAACATTTATTTAGACAATTTTGAGAACTGGAACTCATCAGACGGCATCACCACAGTCACAGGGATCGAGTTTGGCATTAAACACGACCTCTTTCAGGACTACCTCCTCACGGACACAGTGTACCCTGCCATAGCCATAGTAATTGTCCTGCTGgtcatgtgtgtgtacacacgaTCAGTTTTCATCACCCTGATGACAATAATAGCCATCATCAGCTCACTCATTGTGTCGTATTTTCTGTACCGTATGGTCTTCAACTTTGAGTTCTTCCCCTTCATGAACCTCACAGCCCTCATCATCCTGGTAGGCATTGGTGCAGACGACGCCTTCGTACTTTGCGATGTATGGAACTACACCAAGTTTGATAAACCCCATGCTGAGCTGGCAGAGACGGTCGGTGTGACCTTGCAGCATGCCGCCTTGTCTATGTTTGTCACCAGCTTCACCACTGCTGCAGCTTTTTATGCCAACTATGTAAGCAACATCACTGCTATCCGGTGTTTTGGCATCTATGCAGGTACTGCCATTTTGGTCAACTATATTCTCATGGTGACATGGCTCCCAGCTGTGGTGGTGCTACATGAACGCTACCTGCCAAACGTGTTCCCCTGCTCCAAGCCCCCACAACAGCAAAGGGGTTTCTGCACCCGGACGTTCTGGGCAGGCTTGTGCCAGAAGGCTAACAAATGCCTGTTTACTGTCTCCGAGGCATCTAGGATCTTCTTCGAGAAGGTTCTGCCCTGCATCGTCATCAAGCTACGTTACCTCTGGCTATTCTGGTTTCTTGCCATCACAGTCGGTGGGGCGTATGTGGTTTGTGTCAACCCGAAGATGAAGCTCCCGTCTCTGGAGCTGGCAGAGTTTCAGGTGTTCCGTTCCTCGCACCCTTTTGAGCGCTACGACGCAGAGTACAAGAAGCTTTTCATGTTCGAGAGGGTTCATCACGGCGAGGACCTCCACATGCCCATCACCATCATCTGGGGCGTGACCCCTGTGGATAACGGGGACCCCCTTAATCCCAAAAATAAGGGAAAGCTGATGGTGGATAGCAGCTTCAACATTGCCAGTCCAGCGTCTCAGCTGTGGATCCTCAACTTCTGTCAAAAGCTGAGAAACCAGAGCTTTGTCTTTCAGTCAGACGAGCAGGACTTCACCAGCTGCTTCATTGAGACATTCAAGCAGGTCAGTACTGCAGGcaatcaaatatatacatataatctgtacatacatactgtacatgtatgtattaaATTGATGATGCATTTTATAGTAGAAATGTAGAAAAGGAAGGTCAGAAATTGAATGTGGCTTAAAGGAAACATGATATTTACACCCTTGTCTATTATCTAGAGTTATTGAAAAGCATTTATGTGTCACTGGCTTGAATCAACTTTAACTTACCTGATTTTAACAGTGGATGGAGAACCAGGACTGTGAAGAGGCGTCCGTCTACCCCTGCTGCAGTCAATCCACCTTCCCCTACAAGCAGGATGTGTTTGAATTGTGCATCAAGAGAGCCATCATGGAGCTGGATCGGAGCACTAACTATCATCTGGACAGCAAGACCCCCGGACCTCGATTCGACATCAATGACACCATCAGGGCCATAGTTTTAGAGTTCCAGAGTACCTACCTCTTCACGCTGGCCTATGAGAAGATGCACCAGTTCTACCGTGAGGTAGGGCCAGTAGTATTAAGCACTTTGGCATCTTCCTGTTTGACATTAGTAGTGGCTTTGTGCTTCATATTATAACATATAATCTCTTTGTGAAATAAGGTGTAGCATTACTGATTGTGATTGTATTTCTGTTCTAGGTGGACATGTGGATCACGGAAGAGCTGCGCAATGCCCCAGTAGGCCTCAGCCACGGCTGGTTCGTCAGCAACTTGGAGTTCTACGACCTCCAAGACAGTCTGTCAGACGGTACGCTGGTTGCCATGGCGCTGTCAGTGGCTGTGGCTTTCAGCGTCATGCTCCTAACTACCTGGAATGTGATCATCAGTCTGTACGCCATTCTGTCGATTGCCGGCACCATATTCGTCACCGTCGGCTCCCTGGTGCTTCTGGGCTGGGAGCTGAATGTCTTGGAGTCAGTTACCATTTCTGTTGCGGTGGGGCTGTCGGTGGACTTCGCCGTCCACTACGGAGTGGCGTACCGGCTCGCTCCAGAGCCCGACCGCGAGGGAAAGGTGATTTTCTCCCTCAGCCGCATGGGCTCTGCAATCGCCATGGCAGCACTGACCACCTTTGTTGCCGGGGCCATGATGATGCCCTCGACCGTATTAGCCTACACTCAGCTGGGCACTTTCATGATGCTGATCATGTGCATCAGCTGGGCCTTTGCCACCTTCTTCTTTCAGTGCATGTGCCGCTGCCTGGGACCCCAGGGGACCTGTGGCCAGATCCCGCTGCCCAAAAAGCTGCAGTGTCAGGCCTTCTCTGAGGTCACATCCACAAGCGCCTCACCACAAGGGAAGAGCTCTGGTCTGGGGAAGTACCAGCTGGACAGCAGGGGTGGGGAGGTGGAGCGTTATGAGTTAGAGCCACTGGCATCCAGTCAGAAAAGTGAAGATAAACCTCGAGATGATCATGAGGTTTGTGCTCAGCTTTACAATGGAGTCCATTCTCACCACCACACCGCCCCTTACTCACACATCCATTATAAAAGCAAATCTGAGGCTGGCAGAGGTGGCCCTGAGAATGGGCTCGTAGCCACACTCAGCACACCATCCAGGTGTCAGTACTCTCAAAACACCAACTGCACATGTGGAGACCCTACTCCTCAACTGCCACAGCAGTGGACCCCCCACTCCTGTTCTCAGCCTCCCCAGGACTCACCTTCCTGCCCCCCGACCCCTCAGCTCTTCCCCCTCTCAGGAAACAACCCGAGCAAACAAAATGCAGGCCTGTTGCCTTCAAACCTGGACCCCGTCTACACACACATGGAATGCCGCATGCACTACGTCCACTGCCCCCCCGCCCATTTCCACCACTGCTCCCAGGGAAGAGTAATGGCCCCCAGGCAAGGACCCACCCATAGCTGCCATCTCAGGAAGTACTGTGTCCACACTGCAAGCCTGCAGGCAGGTTCAGCCAGAGAACTGAGATGCACAGCCCCAACTTCAAACCAGGACACAAGCCCAGCTCCTGGTCCAGTCACtggctctgtatctgctggacAAGAAGATAATACTAGCCCAGAAATGAGTCCTTCAAACCCCGACAGTAGCCAAAATATCAGCACCCCAGCCCTGACACAACCTCACACTCAATgcccctcccccacctcctcctcacttGGCTCGCCACACACAACCAGTCATGAAAGACAGAAGGCGAGGGACAGTGACCATTGTTGTGGTGATAACCATGTGTCCACCTCAaccacagaaacaacaacaacgcaAATGGATGCTTGTTGTAAAATCCCTGGCAACCAGGAGAAGCTTGAAAGTATTCCCGTCACACGGgaggaaaatgtcaaaaagtgcAAGCGGAACTCCAGAAGAGAGCGGGCATCCTCCGCTTCTCCAAAGAAACTCTACTGTTTTAACAGGACATTGAAAGTGAAGTGCAATTCAGCTTCAGAGTTTAACGTGCCAAAAACTGAAACCAGCGTGCCTCCTATTGCAATAAACACTAATCCCTCTTCTGAAAGCTTATGTTGACaacatattttagtttaaaCAGAAACTCAATCCTGAACAAATtgcaaatgtccaaaaaaaaaaaggaatgacaATATAACATCTCTGTGCAATCATACAAGGTTTGGGATGTGTTTGTTGACCAAGTGCCTCAATGTGTCTCATAAAACAGCACGCACCCACTAAATATGTTCTGtttacatgtttctgttttgtacTCACCACTTCTTCACGTGCCAGATTAGGTGTTTGATCGTACAGTGAAACACACTATTGTTAAAGCTATCATCATgggaaactcacaaaaaacacccTAAACTGTTGCTaactaaatgttaaatgtacTCATACAGCAGCCATTTGCACAGGCAGGAAATCGTACAGTATCTATAATGTGATATTGTGTGTAATTATCAATATATGTCGTCAGATACGATCACATGAACCATAACAAAAATGTGCCACATTTTACAAGCTGTTAAAAATCATTGCCTGAcactttttgtatttgtggGAGCTCGTGTTAAATTCTCAGTGTGCTTTTCTGTTCAAGTCGCCACACGCCTCAGATAAAAGATGTACTGtatgattaaaatgtcttttatatcACTATTGTGTTGCTGTCTAATTCCTGCTCTCCTCATTTTGGATATACGCACACATGCTCCCACCATAAAATGAGGTGGGGCTCCATTCAACAAAGGGTATATCTTTAATCATAACAGCGTACACCTGTTTCATTGTCTCAAACTGCTGGCGCCTTCACTGCTATCTGTTACATCTGGCCTGCAGTCATTGCCTGGATTTGAACTGGGCTGGGCTGACTGGTGTTCACACAAGATTAATAACCAGATTTTTATTATGATCTGTGATACAGAGTTCATCTTCACAAATCCATTAACAGCGTTTCTACTCAGAAACTGAGAAGTTTGGATATGGATTTGGAAATtacataaaaagataaaacttaaatcataaaatcattttaGGAACCAGGTAAATTAATCTGTAAAGAAAGCTTAAGTGTTGTGGGGCTCATTACATGCATTACATCAACTACTGAGAGAAGCACTCTAAACTCTTAGACCTGCTGAGGCAGACAGCTTTAATTATAGGGAGACAACACTTTGGCACAAAGACTAAGAAAGCAACCCAGTTGCCATCAGTAGTGGTTTTGCTTGTctaacaaatatatattttgaataaCTCTTTTGTAATATTTCCAGGGCAACACTGGAACAAAACCTGCTGactgctctgtctgtctccacctATTTATTGCTGCGGTTTAGCTTTCTCCAAATTATCGTCAGAATATTAAAGGGGCACAGAAGCTTTTTGAACTCAAagttaaagcagctataatcaatatttttacaataacaatgaatcaaatgactacatgtactgtatgtagggGTCTCTTGTAAAGACAAGCccacaaagaattatcaccGGACtgtgcagttcctctcagctttatggaggtttatattgtctttcagctcattggtttggttttctggcctgcaactttactgttttggtgcATCGTtttggcagctgttttcagcaaaaaagctataaacccccccccaaaacaaaaccacattgTACATTATGTGCCCAGCCCC includes:
- the disp1 gene encoding protein dispatched homolog 1, with translation MALSDASGDPLALSNGGHHPLSASGNAPSNTSTPVSNGQDPLTAASSGDCPPADGDQELIAKDAASKAQQRSHVVQRANRPSQNGGVVKQNGSLRNLPPSSSSSSSSAAAASPPSSSSSPAVTDSQRLAKRHLASTLSLSSPSSSSSSPLQPPLLCCQNCHFHSTLCCPCGQQECPFFRNPGTGPGPGSVPHPGTPPSCPCCLSACTYSNPYPHAPHPSSPLCLHHHPHQRWQERLQSQPHAPVISPARPFRFPKSYAELIADWPVVVLGVCTVLIVVCALVGILVPDLPDFSDPLLGFEPRGTAIGQRLVTWNNMVKNTGYKATLANYPFKYADEQAKNHQEPRWPEDHFDREKRQAEWDFSKEFFCDVPGDSYSRLVFTSAEGKNLWNIQAIKSMCNLDNTRVRSHRDYWSLCQRTNDASCCPSWTLGNYIAVLTNRSSCQKITERDVSHTLKILRSCAKYYHNGTLAPDCWDMALKRKDQLKCASVPRKCTKYNAVYQILHFLVDKDFLSPKSLDFPPPVLKYSMLFSPTEKGESMMNIYLDNFENWNSSDGITTVTGIEFGIKHDLFQDYLLTDTVYPAIAIVIVLLVMCVYTRSVFITLMTIIAIISSLIVSYFLYRMVFNFEFFPFMNLTALIILVGIGADDAFVLCDVWNYTKFDKPHAELAETVGVTLQHAALSMFVTSFTTAAAFYANYVSNITAIRCFGIYAGTAILVNYILMVTWLPAVVVLHERYLPNVFPCSKPPQQQRGFCTRTFWAGLCQKANKCLFTVSEASRIFFEKVLPCIVIKLRYLWLFWFLAITVGGAYVVCVNPKMKLPSLELAEFQVFRSSHPFERYDAEYKKLFMFERVHHGEDLHMPITIIWGVTPVDNGDPLNPKNKGKLMVDSSFNIASPASQLWILNFCQKLRNQSFVFQSDEQDFTSCFIETFKQWMENQDCEEASVYPCCSQSTFPYKQDVFELCIKRAIMELDRSTNYHLDSKTPGPRFDINDTIRAIVLEFQSTYLFTLAYEKMHQFYREVDMWITEELRNAPVGLSHGWFVSNLEFYDLQDSLSDGTLVAMALSVAVAFSVMLLTTWNVIISLYAILSIAGTIFVTVGSLVLLGWELNVLESVTISVAVGLSVDFAVHYGVAYRLAPEPDREGKVIFSLSRMGSAIAMAALTTFVAGAMMMPSTVLAYTQLGTFMMLIMCISWAFATFFFQCMCRCLGPQGTCGQIPLPKKLQCQAFSEVTSTSASPQGKSSGLGKYQLDSRGGEVERYELEPLASSQKSEDKPRDDHEVCAQLYNGVHSHHHTAPYSHIHYKSKSEAGRGGPENGLVATLSTPSRCQYSQNTNCTCGDPTPQLPQQWTPHSCSQPPQDSPSCPPTPQLFPLSGNNPSKQNAGLLPSNLDPVYTHMECRMHYVHCPPAHFHHCSQGRVMAPRQGPTHSCHLRKYCVHTASLQAGSARELRCTAPTSNQDTSPAPGPVTGSVSAGQEDNTSPEMSPSNPDSSQNISTPALTQPHTQCPSPTSSSLGSPHTTSHERQKARDSDHCCGDNHVSTSTTETTTTQMDACCKIPGNQEKLESIPVTREENVKKCKRNSRRERASSASPKKLYCFNRTLKVKCNSASEFNVPKTETSVPPIAINTNPSSESLC